From Lucilia cuprina isolate Lc7/37 chromosome 4, ASM2204524v1, whole genome shotgun sequence:
aaatagaaaaattcgtatatctgacaATCTATTATAGCTAAAATCTGCAAATATaaattgaagaactttgacgTTCATGTGAAAATTTAGAGAATCATTTAGAGAGGCttttgtatatctgagaaactattagagctaaaatcttcaaattttacatgaagaactttgacattcataaaGGGCGTACTTTCAAAGGGGTCATGGCACTttctatatgaattaaaaatacaatttcgtttatctgagaaactataagatttttttttattttttcatcgattacattaaaatcttaataaacatCCGGAAAAATTGGCGGATTAAGAAATTATacatctggaaaactattgcaGTTAGCTTTTAGGGTAGCGAAACACACTGGATATAGCTAGtatactatattttttttatcttttttggaATCGCTGGAAGTTTTCCTAGGAAAAGTAAGGAAGATTTTTACTTAATGATAAGTTAAGTCAACCAATTACTTAACTCATTACTTGGCTGTCATTTCGTAATTTCGTATTCCATTATATAATAAGTATTTAGTTCATACAAGTGTAGCCTAGTACATACAGTCCCaccctataaaattttaattaaaaataaaaaaattctgaaacaTTCTGAAAACATTctaaaattctgaaaaaaaaaacaatttatttacgttattaatttttaataaaatttattctaaaatatatataaattttatgttaaatttagtaaaattttttggaaattgttcTAACAACAAAAGATGTCCTAAATCTTCAGTGTTCTTAAAGTTGATCACATATTTTGGGTAAAATATgttctaaaaataaagaaaatctaagaaatattattaaaaattttaatctattaAGCTCCTCAAGAAATATTGGTTTGAGAAATGTACAACCCAGAAAATCGGGTACCATGAAAGAAGGTAAATGttctttaataaatgtttcgaattttatgcaaatataatACATAACTTCACCCCAAGTTAATCTGAAAATAATGCAACGATTGGGCTTAGAAACTGGCTACATTAAAGAGGCCGAAAAACGTGATCatcttttaaaatacacaccGCTACAAGAGGAATTACCTAAACGCTCAATGAAAGATTCATATATGGAGGCCTATATACCGTTAAGTATTTGTACAGATATGCAAGTGAATTATGTTAGTGCTGTGGGAACTGTGCGCTTGGGTCGGCTTATGGAACAATTAGATATGTTTGCCGTATGGATATGTCAACAACATGTCTCGATACCCAAATTACCCGTAAATGAACCTTTACCTTACACATTTGTAACGATATTAGTGgataaaatgacattttccAAATTATTACCGGCATATAATCAAGATATCCGTATAACCGGTCATGTATCATGGGTTGGTAGGACCTCTTTGTAAATAAGTGTTTGGCTGGAACAAAAACATGAGGAAAGTTTTCGTCAAATAACACAGGCTGTATTTCTAATGGCTGCTCGCAATGCTACAAATACAAAAGCGGCACCCGTTAATCCTCTAAAACTCGATAATGACGAAGAAAAGGAAATATTCCAAATGGGTGAGGAAAGACGTAAAACCCGTAAACGTCTGCATGAAACgtcaatattcaaaattaaaccCACCGAAGAGGAACATACACTCATGTACGAACTCTTTCAAGATACCACCGATAATTCGCATTTACAATTGAATAATAGATTTTTACCACAAAATAGTCGTTGGATGAATGATTCGTTTATTGTTAATACATTTCTTTGCTTTCCCGAAAATCGTAATGCTCAAAATACCGTATTCGGTGGCTTTCTAATGCGTCAATCTTATGAAATAAGTTGGATGAGGGCATATCTTTACTGTGGTCAACGTCCGTCTTGTGAACGTTGTTGTGATATCAGTTTTGAACGGCCGGTACAAATGGGTTCGATTATTAAAATGATTGCTTATATTGTTTATACAGAagataaatttatgcaaattatgACGGTAGCGGAGATTTTAGATCCTAGCGGTAAAGGTCCAGTGaccacaaatatattttattatacattttcatgTGTCGATAAAATTATTGAGGTTTTACCGAAATCCTATCACGAGACTATGTGGTATATACATGGTAGACGCAAATTTTATTATGCAATGGATAaggggaaataaaaaaaaattattttcttcgcCAAACTAttgcaaatttttgtaatttttaaataaaatatagtttttttttgtttttcttaacattAGCATAAAGAAAATGTGGCCTGTCGCAGCAGTAGCAATTGTATTTACAACTGTGACAGTTAATTTTTACGTGCCTTGCCAACCTTAACAAACTACAAACGGAAGTTTACAGTTTACattgatttgttattgtaaacaATACAGGTGTCATAAAAAACAGTGTTGGTtaacgttttatttatttcttgtttatgAAAACAGCTGagcataaacaaaacaaaattgaaaaaacttacaatttgtttgtaaaaattcttaagtaaaatgtgtaaaatatttatttaaaagctaaatATATATTCCATAAAAATGTCTACAACTTTGGAACGTTGTCCCGGACAATATTGTGGTCGCATACAATTGGATAATGAGACCTGGAGTGATTGTGGTCCTTGTCCGCGGGGATTTCGTGTCAACGATAGTTATGCCTGTACCCAATGTGAAGAGGAATTGGACGCTTATTCCTGGTTTTATTTAGGCTTTATGGCTGCTTTACCGCTTATGATGCATTGTTTCTTTATCGATTTGGATGCCAAGGATAGAAAGTAAGTTGTAGTAAAGTCCAGAGAAGcaatttttaatgactttttttactatttgtagATTTTCCCGCAAGCAGTTAATTTTAACTACTTGTGCCTGTCTAGAAGTTATTATTTCCGCCATAGCTGCTGTTCTCTTAATGGAACCTATGGGTGAATTTCGTTTATTTGCCTGTCCAGTGCGCAAATTTTCCGATTGGTATACTCTTTTCTATAATCCTGCTCCTAATTATGAGAAATCTTTACATTGCACCCAGGAGGCTGTTTATCCTTTGTAAGTTTTATTATTGATAGATTTAAGCTGATgcattgaaatatttgtatttctaGGCAAACTATTATTCtggttttctattttttgtgtttGGTTACTATGTTTGTTATAAGACCTCTGGTCAGCACACTATTGGAGGTGAGGGGCAAGGCTCCTATTTATGctgctttatattttttgccTCTAATAACGTTTATTCATGCCTTGGCTTGTGGTTTAAtatgtaagtacatatgtatgtggttAAACACCAGGAAAGGATTTAAAGcattttcagttctagtttatttctatttattgacTAACTCAGCACTAGTTTAAGATCGgtttagttctactttagttgtacagtttagttccagttctgtttttgttctagctcaattctagttttagttttgttatgttttaattcagttttagttcaattccaACTCTACTTTAGTTTCGTTCtaactcagttctagttttgaactaataaagttttagtttagttcttttTAGTTAATGTTCTGCGtttcagtttagttcttgtttatTTCTATCTTAGTTTAAGTTCTAATTTAAAATCTTAGATCCTGTctaagttctacttcagttttagttcatttccaACTGTACTGtactttagtttagttctaactcagatctagttttgttttaataaagatttgGTTTAGTAAATGTTCTTTGTTTCAGTTTAGTTCTTTAGTTTaagttcaaattatataaaaacttagaTACTATCTAAGTTCaactttatttttagttttgtttgataaagttttagttcaattccaACTCtactcagttctagttttgtcctAATAAAGTCTAAACCTAGTTCTTGTTAAGTTAATGTTCTGCGTTTCAGTTTAGTTCTTATTTCTAGCTTAGTTAAGTTCTTATTATATAAAGACTTAGATCTtagatctttttttatttcagactATT
This genomic window contains:
- the LOC111676522 gene encoding acyl-coenzyme A thioesterase 9, mitochondrial-like; amino-acid sequence: MLNLVKFFGNCSNNKRCPKSSVFLKLITYFGSSRNIGLRNVQPRKSGTMKEVNLKIMQRLGLETGYIKEAEKRDHLLKYTPLQEELPKRSMKDSYMEAYIPLSICTDMQVNYVSAVGTVRLGRLMEQLDMFAVWICQQHVSIPKLPVNEPLPYTFVTILVDKMTFSKLLPAYNQDIRITGHVSWVGRTSL
- the LOC124419297 gene encoding acyl-coenzyme A thioesterase 9, mitochondrial-like, whose translation is MAARNATNTKAAPVNPLKLDNDEEKEIFQMGEERRKTRKRLHETSIFKIKPTEEEHTLMYELFQDTTDNSHLQLNNRFLPQNSRWMNDSFIVNTFLCFPENRNAQNTVFGGFLMRQSYEISWMRAYLYCGQRPSCERCCDISFERPVQMGSIIKMIAYIVYTEDKFMQIMTVAEILDPSGKGPVTTNIFYYTFSCVDKIIEVLPKSYHETMWYIHGRRKFYYAMDKGK
- the LOC111676549 gene encoding JNK1/MAPK8-associated membrane protein, producing MSTTLERCPGQYCGRIQLDNETWSDCGPCPRGFRVNDSYACTQCEEELDAYSWFYLGFMAALPLMMHCFFIDLDAKDRKFSRKQLILTTCACLEVIISAIAAVLLMEPMGEFRLFACPVRKFSDWYTLFYNPAPNYEKSLHCTQEAVYPLQTIILVFYFLCLVTMFVIRPLVSTLLEVRGKAPIYAALYFLPLITFIHALACGLIYYSFPYMSIAISMIANAIHYSMKLDQSFKALIKSSCLEIKNLVIICIQWLLLAYGIIALGHHYALLCLVPFPSIFYILTVRFTDPAEFRETEARSS